Proteins from one Periplaneta americana isolate PAMFEO1 chromosome 6, P.americana_PAMFEO1_priV1, whole genome shotgun sequence genomic window:
- the LOC138701724 gene encoding enoyl-CoA hydratase, mitochondrial-like isoform X2 codes for MALFPAASRLLTSQLQGVSRAGMLIKYASTGTNYEYILTDKQGQKKNVGVITLNRLKVLNVLNEGIANEIEDAIEKFDKDESVGAVVITGSEKVFVAGADLKAMKDRTFTEVEKEKLYFSGIYNCKKPIIAAVNGYAFGGGCELAMACDIIYAGEKAQFAQPEVTVGTIPGAGGTQRLPRFIGMSKAMEMILTGIPISAQEAEKAGLVSKVFPPDQLVAEAVKLGEKISSNSQIIVALCKKSVKAAFETTLQHGLHFEKSTFNTTFTTHDRKEGMTAFIEKRAPNFKNN; via the exons ATGGCTCTCTTTCCGGCTGCTTCAAGACTTTTAACATCCCAGCTACAGGGAGTGTCTAGAGCTGGAATGCTTATTAAATATGCAAGCACTG GAACAAATTATGAGTACATTTTGACAGATAAACAAGGACAGAAGAAAAACGTTGGAGTAATTACACTTAACAGACTAAAGGTATTAAACGTACTGAATGAAGGTATAGCGAATGAAATTGAAGATGCCATTGAAAAATTTGATAAGGATGAAAGCGTTGGAGCTGTTGTCATTACTGGAAGTGAAAAAGTCTTTGTTGCAG GGGCAGATTTAAAAGCAATGAAAGATCGAACCTTTACTGAAGTAGAAAAGGAAAAACTGTATTTTAGTGGTATTTACAATTGTAAgaaaccaatcatagctgctgtTAATGGATATgct TTTGGTGGAGGGTGTGAACTTGCAATGGCGTGTGACATAATCTATGCAGGAGAAAAAGCTCAATTTGCTCAACCAGAAGTTACTGTTGGCACAATACCTGGAGCAGGCGGCACTCAGAGGTTACCAAGATTCATTGGCATGTCCAAAGCAATGGAAATGATCCTTACAGGAATTCCAATTTCAGCTCAAGAGGCAGAGAAAGCAG GTTTGGTGAGCAAGGTCTTTCCTCCCGACCAGCTAGTGGCAGAAGCTGTTAAACTTGGGGAGAAAATTTCATCAAATTCCCAGATTATTGTTGCACTTTGCAAGAAGTCTGTTAAAGCAG CCTTTGAAACAACATTGCAACATGGTCTCCATTTTGAAAAAAGCACATTCAACACGACATTTACAACT CACGATCGCAAAGAAGGTATGACAGCATTTATTGAGAAGAGAGcaccaaattttaaaaataattaa
- the LOC138701724 gene encoding enoyl-CoA hydratase, mitochondrial-like isoform X1, with translation MTSKILLFNNRSFTVRRLHFTQKQQRRSITEDMALFPAASRLLTSQLQGVSRAGMLIKYASTGTNYEYILTDKQGQKKNVGVITLNRLKVLNVLNEGIANEIEDAIEKFDKDESVGAVVITGSEKVFVAGADLKAMKDRTFTEVEKEKLYFSGIYNCKKPIIAAVNGYAFGGGCELAMACDIIYAGEKAQFAQPEVTVGTIPGAGGTQRLPRFIGMSKAMEMILTGIPISAQEAEKAGLVSKVFPPDQLVAEAVKLGEKISSNSQIIVALCKKSVKAAFETTLQHGLHFEKSTFNTTFTTHDRKEGMTAFIEKRAPNFKNN, from the exons ATGACAAGCAagattttgttatttaataaccGTAGCTTTACTGTTAGAAgactacacttcacacaaaaacAGCAGAGAAGAAGCATAACCGAGGACATGGCTCTCTTTCCGGCTGCTTCAAGACTTTTAACATCCCAGCTACAGGGAGTGTCTAGAGCTGGAATGCTTATTAAATATGCAAGCACTG GAACAAATTATGAGTACATTTTGACAGATAAACAAGGACAGAAGAAAAACGTTGGAGTAATTACACTTAACAGACTAAAGGTATTAAACGTACTGAATGAAGGTATAGCGAATGAAATTGAAGATGCCATTGAAAAATTTGATAAGGATGAAAGCGTTGGAGCTGTTGTCATTACTGGAAGTGAAAAAGTCTTTGTTGCAG GGGCAGATTTAAAAGCAATGAAAGATCGAACCTTTACTGAAGTAGAAAAGGAAAAACTGTATTTTAGTGGTATTTACAATTGTAAgaaaccaatcatagctgctgtTAATGGATATgct TTTGGTGGAGGGTGTGAACTTGCAATGGCGTGTGACATAATCTATGCAGGAGAAAAAGCTCAATTTGCTCAACCAGAAGTTACTGTTGGCACAATACCTGGAGCAGGCGGCACTCAGAGGTTACCAAGATTCATTGGCATGTCCAAAGCAATGGAAATGATCCTTACAGGAATTCCAATTTCAGCTCAAGAGGCAGAGAAAGCAG GTTTGGTGAGCAAGGTCTTTCCTCCCGACCAGCTAGTGGCAGAAGCTGTTAAACTTGGGGAGAAAATTTCATCAAATTCCCAGATTATTGTTGCACTTTGCAAGAAGTCTGTTAAAGCAG CCTTTGAAACAACATTGCAACATGGTCTCCATTTTGAAAAAAGCACATTCAACACGACATTTACAACT CACGATCGCAAAGAAGGTATGACAGCATTTATTGAGAAGAGAGcaccaaattttaaaaataattaa